The following are encoded together in the Falsiruegeria litorea R37 genome:
- the rpmE gene encoding 50S ribosomal protein L31 codes for MKKDTHPEYHIINVKMTDGTVVQMKSTWGAEGDQLALDIDPSVHPAWTGGNTRLLDAGGRVSKFKKKYEGLGF; via the coding sequence ATGAAAAAAGATACACATCCCGAGTACCACATCATCAACGTCAAGATGACCGATGGCACCGTCGTTCAGATGAAATCCACCTGGGGCGCCGAAGGCGACCAGCTGGCTCTGGACATCGACCCCTCGGTTCACCCCGCATGGACCGGCGGCAACACCCGCCTGCTGGACGCCGGTGGCCGCGTGTCGAAGTTCAAGAAGAAATACGAAGGTCTGGGCTTCTAA
- a CDS encoding division plane positioning ATPase MipZ, giving the protein MAHIIVVGNEKGGAGKSTVSMHVATALARMGFKVNTLDLDLRQRSLGRYSENRTSFLSKAGLELPTPHTHDLPEIDPASLKPGENIYDHRLSAAVSQLEADSDFILIDCPGSHTRLSQVAHSLADTLITPLNDSFVDFDLLARIDPQGEKILGPSVYSEMVWNARQLRAQAGLKPIDWVVVRNRVGTQRMVNKEKMQRAIEMLSNRIGFRIAPGFSERVIFRELFPRGLTLLDLKDIGVKQLNISNIAARQELRDMMKALNLPGVEIDF; this is encoded by the coding sequence ATGGCGCATATCATTGTCGTCGGAAACGAAAAGGGCGGTGCGGGGAAATCCACTGTCTCGATGCATGTGGCGACCGCGCTGGCGCGGATGGGGTTCAAGGTCAACACGCTGGACCTGGACCTGCGCCAACGTAGCCTGGGTCGGTATTCCGAGAACCGCACCAGCTTCCTGAGCAAGGCGGGCCTTGAGCTGCCGACCCCGCACACCCACGACCTCCCCGAGATCGACCCTGCCTCGCTGAAGCCGGGCGAAAACATCTATGACCACCGTCTCTCGGCGGCTGTGTCGCAACTTGAGGCGGACAGCGATTTCATCCTGATTGACTGCCCCGGTTCGCACACTCGACTGAGCCAGGTGGCGCATTCGCTCGCGGATACGCTGATCACCCCGCTCAACGACAGCTTTGTCGACTTTGACCTTCTGGCGCGGATCGACCCGCAAGGCGAAAAGATCCTGGGTCCGTCGGTCTATTCGGAAATGGTCTGGAACGCGCGGCAATTGCGCGCGCAGGCGGGTTTGAAACCCATCGACTGGGTTGTCGTGCGCAATCGCGTTGGTACGCAGCGCATGGTCAACAAGGAAAAGATGCAACGCGCGATCGAGATGCTGTCAAACCGCATCGGGTTCCGCATTGCACCGGGTTTTTCCGAACGGGTCATTTTCCGCGAGCTGTTCCCGCGCGGCTTGACCTTGCTGGACCTGAAAGACATCGGCGTCAAACAACTCAACATCTCGAACATCGCGGCGCGTCAGGAATTGCGCGACATGATGAAGGCGCTCAACCTGCCCGGCGTCGAAATCGATTTCTGA
- the fahA gene encoding fumarylacetoacetase, translating to MPLMTTWVSSANDANHPFPLNNLPYGVFSTEGSDPRCGVAIGDMILDVTAAEAEGLISLSDEPLFDLPFWNVLMEEGPAVWAAFRERLTSLLAEGSDEQDKVEPLLIAAAEADLHMPFAVSEYTDFYAGKQHAQNMGAILRGSPDLPANWLHIPIGYNGRASSVVVSGTPIHRPNGQTKAPDADMPSFGPSKRLDIELEMGAIVGTGSDFGQPITVDQADAMIFGYVLLNDWSARDIQGWEYQPLGPFQGKAFGTSISPWIVTAAALESFRTPTPPRDKELLPYLNGSKDGLYDIELEVLMQPEGAETASVIAKTNYSRMYYSAAEQLCHHAIGGCEMNAGDLLGSGTISGPEREEYGSLMELSWAGREPFALETGETRGFIEDGDTLTLRGNARGDGFTIGFGDCTGQILPAVNWPAE from the coding sequence TTGCCTTTGATGACAACCTGGGTGAGCTCGGCCAACGACGCCAACCACCCGTTTCCGCTGAACAACCTGCCATATGGCGTGTTTTCAACCGAAGGTTCCGATCCCCGCTGCGGCGTGGCAATCGGGGATATGATCCTGGACGTCACAGCAGCCGAAGCCGAGGGGTTGATCTCTCTGTCGGACGAGCCGCTGTTCGACCTGCCGTTCTGGAACGTTCTGATGGAAGAAGGCCCCGCCGTCTGGGCCGCGTTCCGTGAGCGTCTGACCTCTCTGCTGGCCGAAGGATCTGATGAGCAGGACAAAGTGGAGCCGCTGCTGATTGCCGCTGCTGAAGCCGATCTGCACATGCCGTTTGCCGTCAGCGAATACACCGATTTCTACGCCGGCAAGCAGCACGCACAAAACATGGGTGCGATCCTGCGCGGCTCGCCCGACCTGCCCGCCAACTGGCTGCACATCCCGATCGGCTATAACGGTCGCGCCTCGTCCGTTGTGGTTTCGGGCACGCCCATCCACCGCCCCAATGGTCAGACCAAGGCGCCGGATGCGGATATGCCGTCTTTTGGCCCCTCCAAGCGGTTGGACATCGAGTTGGAAATGGGTGCCATCGTCGGCACCGGTTCGGACTTTGGTCAGCCAATCACCGTCGATCAGGCCGACGCCATGATCTTTGGCTATGTCCTGCTCAACGACTGGTCGGCGCGTGACATCCAGGGCTGGGAATACCAACCACTGGGTCCGTTCCAGGGCAAGGCGTTTGGCACCTCGATCTCGCCTTGGATCGTGACAGCGGCGGCGCTGGAAAGCTTCCGCACGCCGACCCCGCCGCGTGACAAGGAACTGCTGCCCTATCTGAACGGCAGCAAGGATGGCCTGTATGACATCGAGCTTGAGGTGCTGATGCAGCCCGAAGGCGCAGAAACAGCGTCCGTCATCGCAAAAACCAATTACAGCCGCATGTATTACTCGGCCGCCGAGCAGCTGTGCCACCACGCCATCGGCGGGTGCGAGATGAACGCAGGCGACCTGCTGGGTTCCGGCACAATCTCCGGTCCTGAGCGCGAGGAATACGGCTCGCTGATGGAGCTCAGCTGGGCCGGGCGCGAACCCTTCGCGCTGGAAACCGGTGAAACCCGCGGTTTCATCGAAGACGGCGACACACTGACCCTGCGCGGCAACGCCCGTGGCGACGGGTTCACCATTGGCTTTGGCGACTGCACCGGACAAATCCTGCCCGCCGTCAACTGGCCCGCAGAATAA
- the hmgA gene encoding homogentisate 1,2-dioxygenase translates to MNRPTDTHNFVQATSATGTTEGYMPGFGNDFETEALPGALPQGMNSPQKCNYGLYGEQLSGTAFTANPPERTWCYRIRPSVKHSHRYEKIDLSYWKSAPCVDPDVISLGQYRWDAVPHSDEGLTWLTGMRTMTTAGDVNTQVGMATHIYLVTQSMEDDYFFSADSEMLVVPQEGRLRFATELGIIDVEPKEIAILPRGLVYRVEVLEGPCRGFVCENYGQKFELPGRGPIGANCMANPRDFKAPIAAFEDRDAPSTVTVKWCGQFHTTKIGHSPLDVVAWHGNYVPYKYDLRTYCPVGAILFDHPDPSIFTVLTAPSGQPGTANIDFVLFRERWMVAENTFRPPWYHKNIMSELMGNIYGQYDAKPQGFVPGGMSLHNMMLPHGPDKNAFEGASNSNLGPEKLDNTMSFMFETRFPQHLTGFAATEAPLQDDYIDCWEDIEKKFDGTPGKK, encoded by the coding sequence ATGAATCGTCCAACCGACACACATAATTTTGTTCAGGCCACATCGGCCACGGGCACGACGGAAGGCTACATGCCAGGCTTTGGAAACGACTTTGAAACCGAAGCCCTGCCCGGTGCGCTGCCCCAGGGCATGAACAGCCCGCAGAAATGTAACTATGGCTTGTATGGAGAACAGCTGAGCGGCACGGCCTTTACCGCCAACCCGCCGGAACGGACCTGGTGCTATCGCATCCGCCCGTCAGTCAAGCATTCGCACCGCTATGAAAAGATCGACCTGTCGTATTGGAAATCGGCCCCTTGCGTTGACCCCGATGTCATCAGCCTGGGCCAATACCGCTGGGATGCAGTACCGCATTCCGACGAGGGGCTGACCTGGCTGACAGGCATGCGCACCATGACCACGGCCGGCGATGTGAACACTCAGGTCGGCATGGCCACGCACATCTATCTGGTGACCCAGTCGATGGAGGATGACTATTTCTTCTCGGCCGACAGCGAGATGCTGGTTGTCCCCCAAGAGGGACGCCTGCGCTTTGCAACCGAGTTGGGCATCATCGACGTCGAGCCCAAGGAAATCGCCATCCTGCCGCGTGGCCTGGTGTACCGGGTCGAGGTGCTCGAAGGGCCCTGTCGCGGCTTTGTCTGCGAAAACTACGGTCAAAAGTTCGAGCTGCCCGGTCGTGGACCGATCGGTGCCAACTGCATGGCGAACCCGCGTGATTTTAAGGCACCGATTGCAGCGTTTGAAGACCGCGACGCGCCATCCACCGTCACCGTCAAATGGTGCGGTCAGTTTCACACCACCAAAATCGGGCATTCGCCGTTGGATGTGGTGGCCTGGCACGGCAACTATGTGCCGTACAAATACGACCTGCGCACATACTGCCCGGTTGGCGCAATCCTGTTTGACCACCCGGACCCGTCGATCTTTACCGTGCTGACCGCACCGTCAGGCCAGCCGGGAACGGCCAACATCGACTTTGTGCTGTTCCGCGAACGTTGGATGGTGGCGGAAAACACCTTTCGCCCGCCGTGGTACCACAAGAACATCATGTCCGAGCTGATGGGCAACATCTACGGTCAGTACGACGCCAAGCCGCAGGGCTTTGTTCCCGGCGGCATGAGCCTGCACAACATGATGCTGCCACATGGTCCCGACAAAAACGCGTTTGAGGGCGCGTCAAACTCGAACCTGGGCCCCGAGAAGCTGGACAACACCATGTCTTTCATGTTCGAAACCCGCTTCCCTCAGCACCTGACTGGATTTGCCGCCACCGAGGCACCATTGCAGGATGACTACATCGACTGCTGGGAAGACATCGAAAAGAAATTTGACGGTACGCCCGGGAAGAAGTGA
- a CDS encoding FAD-dependent oxidoreductase, producing MNKIFEVPLYAYDRSPDQDAPAPVRHKVAVIGAGPVGLAAAIDLAQQGIEVVVLDDNDKVSFGSRAICFAKRPLEILDRLGCGQPMVDKGVQWNLGKVFFDDRQVYDFNLLPEEGHARPAFINLQQYYFEEYMVNRVRELQEQGAPIEIRGRNKVEAIGTHPDHVKLEVETPEGSYTLEADWLIACDGAGSPTRRMLGKDFVGRVFEDNFLIADVIMDADFPTERWFWFDPPFNKGQSALLHKQPDGVWRIDLQLGWDIDKEREKRPENVIPRLKAMLGEEVQFELEWVSIYTFQCRRMEQFRHGRVIFAGDAAHQVSPFGARGANSGLQDTDNLIWKLKLVMEGKAPESLLDSYDMERVHGADENILNSSRSTDFITPKSEMSRILRDAVLDLSEHHEFARPLVNSGRLSVPCTYDGSPLNSADALDGPARTRPGSPCPDAPLGDEFLLPKLADKFTLLTIDADAPDLIEEDGVEVTRLALSIKDDATLALKERYLGDNDSGVYLIRPDQHVAARRPSFDEPQIRAAIRRATGKE from the coding sequence ATGAACAAGATTTTCGAAGTTCCACTCTATGCCTACGACCGCAGCCCGGATCAGGACGCGCCCGCGCCGGTTCGGCACAAGGTCGCGGTGATCGGCGCCGGCCCTGTTGGCCTGGCCGCAGCAATTGACCTGGCTCAGCAAGGGATCGAGGTTGTCGTGTTGGACGACAACGACAAGGTCAGCTTTGGCAGCCGCGCCATCTGTTTCGCCAAACGCCCGCTGGAGATCCTCGACCGTTTGGGGTGTGGCCAGCCGATGGTCGACAAAGGGGTTCAGTGGAACCTGGGCAAGGTGTTCTTTGATGACCGCCAGGTCTATGACTTCAATCTGCTGCCCGAAGAGGGCCACGCCCGCCCGGCCTTCATCAACCTGCAACAGTATTACTTCGAAGAATACATGGTGAACCGGGTCCGCGAATTGCAGGAGCAAGGCGCGCCGATTGAGATCCGGGGCCGCAACAAGGTCGAAGCGATCGGCACCCACCCCGACCATGTAAAGCTGGAGGTCGAGACGCCCGAAGGGTCTTACACACTCGAGGCCGATTGGCTGATCGCCTGTGACGGCGCCGGATCGCCCACGCGCCGGATGCTGGGTAAGGACTTTGTTGGCCGTGTATTCGAAGACAACTTCTTGATCGCTGATGTGATCATGGACGCCGATTTCCCGACCGAGCGCTGGTTCTGGTTCGATCCGCCCTTCAACAAGGGACAGTCGGCGCTCTTGCACAAACAGCCCGATGGGGTCTGGCGCATCGACCTGCAGCTGGGTTGGGATATCGACAAGGAGCGCGAAAAGCGTCCCGAGAATGTGATCCCGCGACTGAAGGCTATGCTGGGTGAGGAAGTCCAGTTCGAGCTGGAGTGGGTCAGCATCTACACCTTCCAATGCCGCCGGATGGAACAGTTCCGCCACGGCCGCGTGATCTTTGCCGGGGATGCAGCGCATCAGGTTTCACCCTTTGGCGCGCGCGGTGCCAACTCTGGCCTGCAAGACACCGACAACCTGATCTGGAAGCTGAAACTGGTGATGGAGGGCAAAGCGCCCGAAAGCCTGCTCGACAGCTATGACATGGAGCGGGTCCATGGCGCGGACGAGAACATCCTGAATTCGTCGCGTTCGACCGACTTCATCACGCCCAAATCCGAAATGAGCCGCATACTGCGCGACGCCGTGCTGGACCTGAGCGAACACCACGAATTTGCGCGCCCGCTGGTGAACTCGGGCCGCCTGTCGGTACCCTGCACCTATGATGGCTCGCCGTTGAACTCGGCCGACGCACTCGATGGCCCGGCCCGTACACGGCCCGGATCGCCCTGCCCCGATGCGCCGCTGGGGGATGAGTTCCTGCTGCCCAAGCTGGCGGACAAGTTCACCCTGCTGACCATCGACGCGGACGCACCTGATCTGATCGAAGAAGACGGCGTCGAAGTCACCCGCCTGGCGCTGTCGATCAAGGATGACGCGACCTTGGCGCTCAAGGAACGCTACCTCGGCGACAACGACAGTGGTGTTTACCTGATCCGCCCGGATCAGCATGTGGCCGCCCGCCGACCCAGCTTTGACGAACCGCAAATCCGCGCCGCGATCCGTCGCGCCACAGGCAAGGAGTAA
- the rplS gene encoding 50S ribosomal protein L19: MDLIAQLEAEQVAALGKDIPDFKAGDTIRVGYKVTEGSRSRVQNYEGVCISRKNGSGIAGSFTVRKISFGEGVERVFPLHSTNIDSITVVRRGRVRRAKLYYLRSRRGKSARIAEDSNYKPKSGAQA; encoded by the coding sequence ATGGACCTGATCGCACAACTCGAGGCGGAACAAGTTGCCGCCCTGGGGAAAGACATCCCCGATTTCAAAGCCGGTGACACCATCCGCGTCGGCTATAAAGTGACCGAAGGCTCGCGTAGCCGTGTTCAGAACTACGAAGGCGTCTGCATCAGCCGCAAAAACGGTTCGGGCATTGCCGGTTCTTTCACCGTTCGCAAAATCTCGTTCGGCGAAGGCGTGGAGCGTGTGTTCCCGCTGCACTCGACCAACATCGACAGCATCACCGTTGTCCGCCGTGGCCGCGTCCGTCGCGCCAAGCTGTACTACCTGCGTTCGCGCCGTGGTAAGTCCGCACGTATCGCAGAAGATTCCAACTACAAGCCCAAGTCAGGCGCTCAGGCGTAA
- a CDS encoding MBL fold metallo-hydrolase, with protein MAKAFASQGDMSEKKITFDEIGEGLYAFTAEGDPNSGVIIGDDSVMIVEAQATPRLANKVIECVRSVTDKPITHVVLTHYHAVRVLGASAFNAQQIIMSNTAYNMVLERGQEDWDSEFQRFPRLFEGHESIPGLTYPTTTFTDQMTVFLGKRRVDIKQIGRAHTAGDAVIHVPDQNVMFTGDIVEYHSACYCGDGHFADWGQTLDNIKAYDVDAIAPGRGDALVGKEMVNAAIENTRDFVESTYRPVQRIAARGGSLKEAWDAVRAECDPKFADYAIYEHCLPFNVARAYDEARGIAHPRIWTDKRDLEMWAELQG; from the coding sequence ATGGCAAAAGCTTTCGCGTCCCAAGGGGACATGTCCGAAAAAAAGATAACCTTTGATGAGATCGGCGAAGGGCTGTACGCCTTTACGGCCGAGGGCGACCCGAACTCGGGCGTGATCATCGGCGACGACAGTGTAATGATCGTCGAGGCGCAGGCCACCCCGCGCCTGGCAAACAAGGTGATCGAATGCGTGCGTTCTGTGACGGACAAACCGATCACCCATGTGGTGCTGACGCACTATCACGCGGTGCGGGTACTGGGGGCGAGCGCCTTCAACGCGCAGCAGATCATCATGTCGAACACCGCCTACAACATGGTGCTGGAGCGCGGGCAAGAGGATTGGGACAGCGAATTCCAACGCTTCCCCCGCCTGTTCGAAGGTCACGAAAGCATCCCCGGCCTGACCTATCCGACCACCACATTCACCGATCAGATGACTGTTTTCCTGGGCAAGCGCCGGGTCGACATCAAACAGATCGGCCGTGCTCATACCGCCGGTGACGCGGTGATCCACGTGCCGGATCAGAACGTCATGTTCACCGGCGACATCGTCGAATACCACTCGGCCTGCTATTGCGGAGACGGGCATTTTGCCGATTGGGGCCAAACGCTCGACAACATCAAGGCGTACGACGTGGACGCCATCGCGCCGGGTCGCGGCGACGCTCTGGTGGGCAAAGAGATGGTGAACGCCGCCATCGAAAACACCCGCGATTTTGTCGAAAGCACCTATCGCCCGGTTCAGCGCATCGCCGCTCGCGGCGGCTCGCTGAAAGAGGCATGGGACGCGGTGCGCGCCGAGTGTGATCCGAAATTTGCAGACTACGCCATCTACGAACACTGTCTGCCCTTCAACGTTGCCCGTGCCTATGACGAGGCCCGTGGCATCGCACACCCGCGTATCTGGACCGACAAGCGCGATCTGGAAATGTGGGCCGAGCTGCAAGGCTGA
- a CDS encoding DEAD/DEAH box helicase has product MKQVLADALKERGYETLTQVQEAVTQPELYERDLLVSAQTGSGKTVGFGLALGPTLLGDGEAFDQAAAPLALIIAPTRELALQVKRELTWLYKGAGAFLASCVGGMDMRDERRALARGAHIVVATPGRLRDHIMRGSIDLSHVRGVVLDEADEMLDLGFAEDLEFILGECPEERRTLMFSATVPRGIAKLAENYQNNAERVTTVAETKQHSDIEYRMMSVAPQDAENAIINVLRYYEAPNAIIFANTRAMVARLTARLSNRGFPVVALSGELTQSERTNALQSMRDGRARVCVATDVAARGIDLPGLDLVIHAELPNNHETLLHRSGRTGRAGRKGVSALIVPPKARSKAQRILRFAKLTAEMCNAPSADEVKLRDEERMLADSAWQDAISENEQAPVQKLMDQFSPEQIAAAYLRLYHQRHSAPEELNAVDAGKQQKPRAAFGPSVWFSISGGHDAGAEPRTYLPMICKAGDLTKDDIGAIRVQQSETFVELKQEAVAGFLANLDGKTELEPGAVLKQLASAPEISHSPRPKFKGKPRPEYGDRPHRKDRDDVRKPWAKREDGDRKPRHAKTDKPARSTPPVDWNDAPEPRRKKPKPDAARKSDGGFKKKPAQTEGHRPDIVAEPAKKRGPKPAGKPGAKPGAKPYAGKAPGKPRGDKPKGPPPPKGKPSSKKNKARATDASKRYNPNKGGEAAPRRPRKG; this is encoded by the coding sequence GTGAAACAAGTTCTTGCCGATGCGCTGAAAGAGCGCGGTTACGAAACCCTGACCCAAGTGCAGGAGGCCGTGACGCAGCCTGAACTCTATGAGCGTGACCTGCTGGTGTCCGCACAGACCGGCTCGGGCAAGACAGTGGGCTTTGGCCTGGCGCTTGGCCCCACTCTGCTGGGCGACGGGGAAGCCTTTGACCAAGCCGCCGCGCCGCTGGCCCTGATCATCGCCCCCACCCGCGAGCTGGCCTTGCAGGTGAAACGCGAGCTGACGTGGCTGTACAAGGGCGCGGGCGCGTTTCTGGCCTCCTGCGTTGGCGGTATGGACATGCGCGACGAACGCCGCGCCTTGGCCCGTGGCGCGCATATCGTTGTCGCCACACCTGGCCGCCTGCGCGACCACATCATGCGCGGCTCGATCGACCTGAGCCATGTGCGCGGCGTGGTGCTGGATGAAGCAGACGAAATGCTGGATCTGGGCTTTGCCGAGGATCTGGAGTTCATTCTGGGCGAATGCCCCGAAGAGCGCCGGACCCTGATGTTTTCTGCCACCGTGCCGCGCGGTATCGCCAAACTGGCCGAGAACTATCAAAACAACGCCGAACGCGTGACAACCGTTGCCGAGACCAAGCAGCATTCCGACATCGAATATCGGATGATGTCCGTGGCCCCGCAGGACGCAGAAAATGCCATCATCAACGTGCTGCGATATTACGAAGCCCCCAACGCGATCATCTTTGCCAACACCCGTGCCATGGTTGCTCGCCTGACAGCGCGCCTGTCAAACCGGGGTTTCCCGGTGGTGGCCCTGTCCGGTGAGTTGACCCAGTCGGAACGCACCAACGCGCTGCAATCCATGCGCGATGGCCGGGCGCGTGTTTGTGTCGCCACTGACGTCGCCGCGCGCGGCATCGACCTGCCGGGGCTTGACCTGGTGATCCACGCCGAACTGCCCAACAACCACGAGACCCTGCTGCACCGCTCGGGCCGGACAGGCCGCGCCGGTCGCAAAGGCGTCAGCGCGCTGATCGTGCCCCCCAAGGCCCGCTCCAAGGCGCAGCGCATTCTGCGCTTTGCCAAGCTGACCGCCGAGATGTGCAATGCCCCCTCGGCGGACGAGGTAAAGCTACGCGATGAAGAGCGGATGCTGGCGGATTCCGCCTGGCAGGATGCCATTTCCGAAAACGAGCAGGCACCCGTTCAGAAGCTGATGGATCAGTTCAGTCCCGAGCAAATCGCGGCCGCCTATCTGCGCCTGTATCACCAACGCCATTCCGCCCCTGAAGAGCTGAACGCCGTTGACGCGGGCAAACAGCAAAAGCCACGTGCTGCCTTTGGCCCAAGTGTCTGGTTCTCGATCTCCGGTGGACATGATGCTGGTGCTGAACCCCGGACCTATCTGCCGATGATCTGCAAGGCAGGCGACCTGACCAAGGACGACATCGGTGCAATCCGCGTACAACAGAGCGAGACTTTTGTTGAATTGAAACAAGAGGCCGTTGCAGGCTTCTTGGCCAATCTGGATGGCAAGACGGAACTCGAGCCCGGAGCGGTGCTCAAACAGCTGGCCTCGGCCCCGGAGATTTCGCATTCCCCGCGCCCGAAGTTCAAAGGCAAACCGCGCCCTGAATACGGTGACCGCCCGCATCGCAAGGATCGGGACGACGTGCGCAAACCCTGGGCCAAACGCGAAGACGGCGACCGCAAGCCGCGTCATGCCAAGACTGACAAACCCGCACGTTCGACCCCGCCGGTCGACTGGAACGACGCACCGGAACCACGCCGCAAGAAGCCAAAACCCGACGCTGCCCGCAAATCAGATGGCGGGTTCAAGAAGAAACCGGCGCAGACCGAGGGTCACCGCCCTGACATTGTGGCCGAACCGGCCAAGAAACGTGGCCCCAAACCCGCCGGAAAACCCGGTGCCAAACCGGGCGCAAAACCCTATGCGGGAAAGGCGCCCGGCAAGCCGCGTGGTGACAAGCCCAAAGGCCCGCCTCCGCCCAAAGGCAAACCCAGCAGCAAGAAGAACAAAGCCCGCGCAACGGATGCCAGCAAGCGCTACAACCCCAACAAGGGCGGCGAAGCGGCGCCACGCAGACCGCGCAAGGGTTGA
- a CDS encoding MarR family winged helix-turn-helix transcriptional regulator — MTEKDDFDLRNFMPFLLNLAAEQSSLGFQRTYKNRYGMLRTEWRVLFHLGNYGEMTAKDIGERAVMHKTKISRAVAKLSQRRYLTRTRDENDRRSERLTLTPAGLAVYRELRQEAEAYEAQLGKQFTTGEVALMRMMLRRLAGLD, encoded by the coding sequence ATGACTGAAAAAGACGACTTTGATTTGCGGAATTTCATGCCGTTTCTGCTGAATTTGGCCGCAGAACAGAGTTCCTTGGGGTTTCAGCGCACCTACAAGAATCGCTATGGGATGCTGCGGACCGAATGGCGGGTCCTGTTCCATCTGGGCAACTATGGCGAGATGACCGCCAAGGACATAGGCGAGCGTGCTGTCATGCATAAGACCAAGATCAGCCGCGCCGTAGCCAAGTTGAGCCAGCGTCGATACCTTACACGTACACGTGATGAGAACGACCGCAGATCTGAGCGTTTGACGTTGACGCCCGCCGGTCTGGCCGTCTATCGCGAGTTGCGCCAAGAGGCCGAGGCCTATGAAGCGCAACTTGGCAAACAATTCACCACCGGAGAGGTGGCCTTGATGCGTATGATGCTCAGACGGCTGGCCGGATTGGATTGA
- a CDS encoding adenylate/guanylate cyclase domain-containing protein codes for MTDVGQRHAPVGASAEVLKSWLLQRGLEGATQEDVLHGYCSQLVDLGIPLYRLHVAQSAFHPQYGGIGFDWLREEGMSSEEYSYSETPRAEWLRSPLYHLLKNDLSEFRERLVDSNEASQFPILNDLREQGATDYFAAGVVLEAREQSQPLDPANAPEGVLLSWTSDGVDGFHDSDLAVIRAAQPYLALALKAAANRRVAADLLQVYLGRDAGRRVLSGEIQRGSLQQIDAVLCYFDLKDFTSLTERTPGPELIAMLNDYFGLAVGVIQGHGGNILKFMGDGILAMFNLQSLQASVTAGLDAMSELRDKMGEKNADRSARGETTTGVTLAMHAGEILYGNIGAENRLDFTVIGPAVNLTVRLSGMHRSVGQSVILSEPIVHAAGETGHDLVSVGRYMLRGVSEPQELYTIYAGPS; via the coding sequence ATGACCGATGTCGGGCAACGACACGCACCTGTTGGTGCATCAGCTGAGGTTCTGAAGTCATGGCTGTTGCAGCGCGGGCTCGAGGGGGCAACGCAGGAAGATGTCCTGCATGGCTATTGCTCGCAGTTGGTGGATCTGGGCATTCCGCTTTATCGTTTGCACGTCGCACAAAGTGCCTTTCATCCGCAATACGGCGGAATCGGCTTCGATTGGCTACGAGAAGAGGGGATGAGTAGCGAGGAATACAGCTACTCGGAAACTCCACGCGCCGAATGGCTGCGAAGCCCGCTCTACCATCTGCTCAAAAACGATCTTTCAGAGTTCCGAGAACGGCTTGTCGACAGCAATGAGGCAAGTCAGTTTCCCATTTTGAACGACTTGCGCGAGCAAGGCGCCACCGATTACTTTGCAGCCGGTGTCGTACTCGAGGCGCGGGAACAGTCCCAGCCGCTGGATCCGGCGAATGCGCCCGAGGGGGTGCTGCTGTCATGGACCAGCGATGGCGTGGATGGTTTTCACGACAGCGATCTGGCGGTGATCCGGGCCGCGCAGCCCTATTTGGCCTTGGCGCTGAAAGCAGCGGCCAACCGGCGCGTGGCGGCAGATCTGTTGCAGGTCTATCTGGGGCGCGACGCGGGGAGGCGGGTGTTATCGGGGGAAATCCAACGTGGCTCGTTGCAGCAGATTGATGCGGTTTTGTGCTATTTCGACTTAAAGGACTTCACCAGCCTGACCGAACGCACGCCTGGGCCTGAGCTGATCGCGATGCTCAACGATTACTTCGGCCTGGCGGTTGGGGTGATCCAGGGTCACGGCGGGAACATCCTGAAGTTCATGGGCGACGGTATCCTTGCGATGTTCAACTTGCAAAGCCTGCAAGCCTCGGTCACGGCGGGTTTGGACGCGATGTCCGAGTTGAGAGACAAGATGGGTGAGAAAAACGCGGACCGTAGCGCGCGTGGAGAAACCACAACCGGTGTCACCTTGGCGATGCACGCCGGTGAGATCCTTTATGGCAACATCGGAGCCGAAAACCGATTGGATTTCACGGTGATTGGACCGGCGGTGAACCTGACAGTTCGGCTGTCGGGGATGCACCGTTCGGTTGGGCAAAGCGTTATCCTGTCCGAGCCGATTGTCCATGCCGCAGGAGAAACCGGGCACGATCTGGTCAGCGTCGGGCGTTATATGCTGAGGGGGGTTTCAGAGCCTCAGGAACTCTACACTATTTACGCTGGCCCGAGCTGA